The following coding sequences are from one Microcoleus sp. AS-A8 window:
- a CDS encoding NACHT domain-containing protein, producing MAKQTGRSLQLSAQGRQKADIALQKFAGKRDLAANLGMSPTTVTNFFAGRPVKRREFHAICKKLGLNNWQEVADLPQQDESEPVEKLQNKGSDIDELVREVRSRCCDKILDLYSKIQLLNRQQIDVDKLYVDVYVLEKLASDSHATIPGLLRGSDLGNDFDRFGLGQRGERSPGFEVAAQYPRLMILGKPGSGKSTFLRHLAVACCKGEFLADHIPILIELRVINAGEFNLLNYIHEEFDLADEEQTKQILKQGKVLILLDGLDEVPGQSRREVQDHIYKFAQFQHYYKNRFILTCRTQTLEYISDKFQAVEVADFNSEQVEIFAQNWFTAFAETPEQGAELTVKFLDKLKLPDNKQTAELAVTPILLSLACWIFGDLKDLPPKRSDLYEQGINLLLEKWDEKRGVRRELGSEAYRKLSVGEKKKLLSYLAARKFEQEQYVLFEQGELQGYIAEYLEISTEDSEAVLDAVAAQHGLLIERAQGFWSFSHLTFQEYFTAKWFCDRADWNALVKHIRTEYWREVFLLGVGIVKSADKLLCLMKK from the coding sequence ATGGCAAAACAGACAGGTCGTTCGCTTCAACTATCCGCACAAGGAAGACAGAAGGCGGACATAGCGCTACAAAAATTTGCTGGCAAACGGGATTTGGCTGCTAATCTGGGGATGTCTCCTACGACAGTGACGAATTTCTTTGCAGGTAGACCTGTTAAACGCAGAGAGTTTCATGCGATTTGCAAAAAGCTAGGGCTGAATAATTGGCAAGAGGTTGCTGATTTACCTCAACAAGATGAATCTGAACCTGTAGAAAAGCTTCAGAACAAAGGTTCTGATATCGATGAATTGGTGCGGGAAGTACGATCGCGCTGTTGCGATAAAATCCTAGACCTGTACAGCAAAATCCAGTTGTTGAATCGCCAGCAGATTGATGTAGATAAGCTTTACGTGGATGTCTATGTGCTGGAGAAGCTTGCTAGTGACTCTCATGCAACTATTCCTGGACTGCTGAGAGGCTCAGATTTAGGTAATGACTTTGACCGTTTTGGGTTGGGGCAACGTGGGGAGCGATCGCCCGGATTTGAAGTAGCCGCCCAGTACCCCAGACTGATGATATTGGGCAAACCAGGGTCAGGAAAAAGCACATTCTTGCGACACCTAGCGGTTGCCTGTTGCAAGGGTGAGTTTCTGGCTGACCACATCCCGATTTTGATTGAACTCAGAGTTATCAATGCTGGTGAGTTCAACCTACTCAACTATATTCATGAAGAATTTGATTTGGCTGATGAGGAGCAAACCAAACAAATCTTGAAGCAGGGTAAGGTTTTGATTTTACTTGATGGTTTGGATGAAGTGCCTGGTCAGTCGAGGCGAGAGGTTCAAGACCATATCTATAAGTTTGCCCAGTTCCAGCATTATTACAAAAATCGCTTTATCCTCACCTGTCGAACTCAAACCCTAGAATACATATCGGATAAGTTTCAAGCTGTTGAGGTTGCTGATTTTAACTCAGAGCAAGTGGAAATTTTTGCTCAAAACTGGTTTACTGCCTTCGCTGAAACGCCTGAACAAGGAGCCGAACTTACAGTAAAGTTTCTGGACAAGCTGAAATTGCCTGACAACAAGCAAACTGCTGAACTGGCTGTTACACCTATCCTACTGAGTTTGGCATGTTGGATTTTCGGCGATTTGAAAGACTTACCGCCTAAGCGTTCCGATTTATATGAACAGGGAATCAATCTGCTGTTGGAAAAGTGGGATGAAAAACGCGGAGTCAGGCGGGAATTAGGAAGTGAAGCCTATCGAAAGTTGTCGGTTGGAGAAAAAAAGAAACTCCTAAGTTATCTGGCTGCCCGTAAGTTCGAGCAAGAGCAATATGTGTTGTTTGAGCAAGGCGAACTTCAGGGATACATTGCGGAATATCTGGAGATTTCAACCGAGGATAGTGAAGCAGTGCTGGATGCTGTAGCAGCACAGCATGGGTTATTGATTGAACGAGCACAGGGATTCTGGTCTTTCTCTCACCTGACGTTTCAAGAGTATTTCACAGCGAAGTGGTTTTGCGATCGGGCTGATTGGAACGCTTTAGTTAAGCACATCAGAACAGAGTACTGGCGCGAAGTTTTTTTGCTAGGAGTTGGAATTGTCAAAAGCGCTGATAAACTACTCTGCCTAATGAAAAAATAA